tgtctCTCTCATTGGATTGTTACACTTTGTCGTTTCCTATTAGGGTCTGGGCTACTGGCCAGCCACCTTCATTTGAGTTTCTTTTTATAGTGAACCACATTTCTTTAACCATGGTTAAAACATTCTAAAATTAGCAAAGTTTGAGGTAACTTGGCAGATCTGCTCAGAGAGTGGTTAAGAGTCACAATAACCTTCTGTCTGTCCTCCCATTACAGGACAAATAGGAAAACTTATTACAGGGATTTACATAGAATGCCACTATGACTAGTATTGGCTTCCAACTAGTCTATGATCAAGTGCTGCAGTCTAACATGCAACTCGTACTGCCACCATTGATTTCACTTGATATAGCGCAGATAGTGATAAACTGCTAGTGAATTATCATATAGGGGACCCATATGCGTTCACGTgatgaatttttctatatttttatataaaattaatttttatatttttagggtTAACTCATTTATTTCTGTATAATTGTCTTTATGTAATGGTCTACCAAAGAGTTTCTCTCATACGCAGGATAGTGCCTGAGGTGCATTTTAGTAGTTTTTCTTAAGTGGAGGGGCAAAGTGTCATCTGCAGAGAATAATATTGGCCTCTTCATGCTCTTTAATACAAAAACTCTGTAATTGTACAAGCAAAGGGATTAAAGAAACACAGGTATAGAAAGTTGTTTCTCTTTTCCTCTCTTACTGGCCTGCAGGTTTATGAATTATATTGCCTCACACCAAAGAAGATGTTATGCTAGGTTTCAGAGACTTTAGTTTCCATTTGTCATTTCTTTGTGTCTTCTAGTCCCTTATTCGAACCCTCATCTTTATATATTAGGAATTTGCtttttatttactttctatTATTTGTAGCTTCAATTTTCTCTGCCTTTTCGTGGTTTTTGGATTTAATTAACCACTGCAGTgtgtttgtttatttatttatttgcatggaaaaagaaaagaactagGCAATCAAGCTTGTGAAATTATATTTTCCTCTTTTACTTTGTTTTTCCCCAGAAGTAGAAGATATTGGCAAGACTAAGCCTGTTGGAAAAATTATGGGTCGGGGGAAGATACCAATCAAGAGGATTGAAAACCAGACCACAAGGCAAGTGACTTTCTCCAAGCGCAGAGCAGGACTTCTGAAGAAGACACATGAACTTTCAGTGCTTTGTGATGCCCAGATTGGCCTCATCATCTTCTCCAGCACTGGAAAGATGTGCCAGTATTGCACTGAGCCCTTGAGGTCGTCTATTTTACCATCTACAagccatgattttttttttctaaaaagaaaTCTCTCCAGATATTTCTTCATTTATCTTCTTGTGAGTTGGACATTATGGATCCATCTGTTTCCTGAAGGTCTGATGTGATGACCAATTTGAGTCAGTGGCTTgactttcttttgcatgtttctGACAAACTAGGGTTTTCCAGTCGGGGTTTTTTTCTTCCTCGCTCAACTTTGCTATGGTctgtaaattattttagttcCAAATTTAGCTCCAGATCTCTACTTTACAACAGCTTTTGTACTAATCCGTATTTTCATTTTGAGGGGTGCTTAATGCCATGATCAAGATTTGGTATCTCAATtcaagtttctttttttttattttttacttgggatttatgaagtttttaatttataatttctatTGTTCttactctctctatatatatataaagttctGCTGATTATGGAGTTTAGCCTAGCTAGGGCATATCTATACATGAATGGCCCGAGCTGACCAGatgttatatatatagatatatacatAGATTCAATAGATAACATGGTATATTTTGCATCCACATCCAAAAACAAATTAATCACGTATTATTGAAGATTTTTTCCCTCGTTTTCTTGTAAACTTTCTCCTTTTGGTGTTGGATGCACCGAGACAGAAAATGggatttttaattttcagtcaATGATCTCTGAACGAAAAAGAAATTACACTTCAATTGGTGTTGATTAAGATTTTCACACATATGCATCAAGTATAAGCAATTATAAGAATATAAGACAATGATATACATGGTCTTTTCAGGATGGAGCAAATCATAGAAAGGTACCAGAAGATCACAGGGACCTGCATACCTGAGCATGACACCAGGGTAATTTAAGCTCTTAAATTAAAGTGTAGATTGAAATTTTTTTGCATCCACACTTTCATCTCTTTGTTTTCCAGGAGCAACTATTTGGTGAGCTTGCAATGCTCAGAAAAGAAACTCGGCGTCTTCAACTAAACATGCGTCGCTACACTGGTGAAGACATGAGCTCCATTCCATTTGAGGAATTGAATGAACTTGAGCAAGAACTAGAACGATCGGTTGCCAAGGTCCGAGATCGCAAGGTACTTTTTCTTTATTAGGATTAAATGTAGAATAGCAAATTGGCCAAAAATTGAATTCCTTACGAAAGCTTAAAAGTTAATTTGATGCAAAGAGACGCATACAAAACATGTGTATCAAAATGTTGAATCAGTAAAACCATTTTCCAGTTCTGTCATTGCGGATGCAATTCTTTCTTTATGTCAAGCAACGCAatcagtgattttttttttctttagtatAAGAATCAATTCATGACTGCTCATTTTAAAATATCCAATATGCAATTCTTggtcactttttttttttttaaaattcaaatcattATGTGAATTTTTTCAATACAATTGGCTTCAAACACGTTTCAGCTCTGGAGATAACTCCATTACCAATAAGCTAAAGTCTATTTGTAAACCATTATGTGCTTTAATTGTTTGCAAAAAGTGATAAAAACGGTTCTTTGATATTGAATGCAGAATGAGCTCTTGCAACAGCAGCTGGATAATCTTCGGAGAAAGGTGAAATTGTCTCTTTCTCCCAGAGATCTTGCTCAATTCTTGTTATGTACAAAACCTAATTTTCTTTCTCCTATAAATTAATGATAGGAGCGAATGCTGGAGGAGGAAAATGGCAATATGTACCGTTGGGTAAGGATCTTAGCAGCACCACGTTATATATTCATGAAGAGGCATATTACAAATACTGAAAAGCCTATTTATTGATTATCTAGCTACAACATCTAATGTTATTACTTCGTATaatgtaatttaatttctaGGAAAAGTTGGGTCTTGAATTTATATGCATTATTGTTAATTTGCTTCGTAAGGATTACTTCAGTTGGTTATATGTATAATTTTTGCTTTTGGGTTGATGGGCATTCTAGATTCAGGAACACCGAGCTGCATTAGAGTATCAGCAGGCAACAATGGAAGGAAAGCCAGTGGAGCACCAGCAACTTCTTGAACAATTCCCATTTTGTGGAGAACCCAATAGTGTCCTTCAGCTTGCAATCCCTTCTCAAATGCACTCCTATCATCTCCAGCTTGCTCAGCCTAGCCTTCAAGGTTCCAGTCTTTAATTTGCATTTCAACTTAGGTATGTTatcaataaaaacaaaatttgaACTTCAGTTTCATTATTTTCTGTAGATAATTGCTCCCTAAATGGTCTGTGGCTTTGTGGTTTTTGCAGTATTATAGTATCTTCGGAGATGGGTTTCTATTGTCTAAGATGGAGTGTACGTAGTGCAGTATACAGTTTCCATTGTTTTTAAGacatactatatatatatatatggttcAGACAGCTTTCTAGATAAGCTTTTATGTTCTTCATGTTATGCTTTGAAGTTATAAACAATAAAGAATTTGTCTCAGTTAGCACTTGGACTCAGAAGCAATCTAGTATTACTATAAAAATTTTAgtcttctttattatttttaattaaagtgcagagagagagagagagctgttTGGAAGATGTTAGCTTTTAGGAGGGAGGAAAACAAGAGAGATATGATTTGAAACTTAACTCGATCTTATATTTTTGTTCATTGAAACTTGAATAtacatagaaaaaaaaaacaatgcagaaatataaatcttaacagttatatttatcaaattaaacctaaacaatataaaaatattgttgacttgcactccgagacttagcctggtggaaagtgcatcctaaCAGCATTGtgaggtctaaggttcgactctccgctcctatttcaaaaaaaaaaaaaaaaaaatattgttgacTTTTCATAATCAACAGATTTTTTCATTTGCTTAAAACATATGTTTTTGCTCTGAACTAGGATGCAGTTATCGTGCTCAATGAATATATGCAGAGCTCTACAACAACTAAAGCCAGGAGATTACATTTTTTTTCACCACCATTCTCTCTCTCATggttctagcttaatttatccCAGCGTCTCAAACAATAGCATAAACTTTTGTTAAGCCAATATATCTACCATAATGGTTTGGCTCTAGTTCAGTAAGTTTCCTCTTCCTATTTCTGCGtggatttttgttattttaaatagTCGGTAGGGCAACATGTGTCAAGTGCATCAACATATAAGCATGTATGAATAGATATTATATATGGTGTCCCATTTCGATTATTtacagaaaaattaataaatttataaatagtgagtaaaaattaataaataatttgaattaactaTTATGAATCAAGTAAAACGTGAGTCCAAAAGTTATTCGAATCAGTTTGATTCGAACTGTTGCAATTGATATAAGAGTTATACGGTCTCAGAAAATTATGCAGAAACCAAAATtgatttatactaaaattttaaatcagttTGAACCGACCTACTATAATACacatatattcatataaaagtAAGCATGAAAAATATCATGAATAAGAAGGAAGAACAAAAAAAGCTTATCAgactttttaatctttttttattGATTCCATCATGCATATGTTATTAGTAAaccatttattatttttgtaatgaactatttcaattttaatgagagtgaaatttaattataatgcaTTTTTCTTTAGATCATGTTCTTTtcttacagagataattaagagaaatttttataatacgtgtaaaaaaattaacataaaaatgaGAATTATTGTTAACAATTAGAAtcaatttggaaaaaaaaatcaaattgaataaactaatataatttgacgataatattctatttattttttaaagttttaggaGTATGCTAGCTAAATCTTTTATTTGTAAtaagaattttataataattcaatttaaatgattttttttataattattttatttgaaataaaaaatttaactttttaacatAAAACAATGTTGATTTGTTGATTATGCATGAAAATGAAATCAtatgtaattttataagaattaatttaaattattttcttacaaAATTATTTCTGCCAAATGAaatgaaggaaaataaaaatggtgattttcaattataatgaataataattaagagataaatttaataaatttaacaagGACAATATCAAAACtgataacataaaaataatatggtCTATTGAGATCATGACATGTGTACACAAAATATGGAAAGGTCTCATGTACCGTTCCATCCGGTCTAATCGGACAGTAGAAGGTCCAATCTATAGGATGTGAAGATCggacttgtaatacccggctagagtctggcgtcggaattctactttccggtggaattcaggatgtcggaatctttagaagggtgagatttatgtttttctaacgtAATGTagtatattttaatgtttttaagttaaataaagcaccaaggaagaaaagccaggttcggccgccgatggtgaaagttcggccgccgaacatgcatggcttttggtttcacgttagtgtaacgccccggaaatccggaccgctaccggcgctaggatccgggtcgacttaaggccgccgggacccgtagcaagcctaacataacctgtaaacatgtttaatcccatacatgatcaaccataaacataaaaagataaaactttctgtccatacatactgtcatcaactaactcaacctgtgcatactctgtacatatacataacatagtccctctgtgggatctcatcaagcctcaaaggcaaaacaatctgtgttgagttagtttacataaacatcataacataagatcatgtatatacaaaggggattaacaatatattatggtcaagcacaactctatcctcaataacctcattacatacatactgaaatcttttacatatcatcataatacaattgccatgtccacaaactaactattacatacatatgactttttcttcttgccttctctatctatcccgtacctgcaaacctggggttaggggagaggggtgagctagatgcccagtgagtagaactgtaaaaagaatatttaaaacatgctatcatgaaatgcgtcactgcacaaacaaatcacatcacggatggactgattcaaaaatccctcaactccatgcccggccctattatgggcaccacaggacttcgtactcggagttattgcccggccctattatgggcaccacaggtcttcgtattgcccggccctattatgggcaccacaggacttcgtatatagaaggctaatgaatcatcctaatgtccatccactatcatctatcacaatcaatacaatgcggcatagtcgtgaattctaatgcaacaacctataatatgatcatgatgcatgaagcatgataaaagcatttcatttcttaatttaaaaggttaagtttagttccactcacctctggcagactctgacaactctgtagcagctggctcactgctggggtccttggttcctcgggtccgaacctacacaggtggactccaatgagggaccaaacatacataaacataactctaatacattccccaaaaaccccctaaaacatcctgaaaatatcacatagagatatgcatgaagtggttgaacagggcactttcggcggcaccttcggcggccgaaagtcctggacagagacgaaactcaggcaggttcggcggcaccttcggcggccgaaagtcccagacagagacgaaagtctcttttcgggggcaccttcggcagccaaatgctgcctccacaagaggggttcggcggccgaaacttctttcggcagccgaacctggtttctgccaaacgggcagaaacttggttcacatgaacctcctgcctcctaAATccacaaatcaagcatatactccaaccaaatcatgcatacaagttcctaggggcctcaaacaagcatataccccatctacaacacttcaagcacactcaaacatgccacattgttcaagaatcacataaaacctaacatttacttaaaaactcatacaaccctatacatgccattctaccccataaaatcacttaaaacttacttaaaacacatgaggagcttaagatcggctcttacctcttgaagatcgagggttgaggagatctaaacttggagatgggagaagtttcaacttttggtctccaagctccaaaactcgttctaagctcaaagatcttcaaaaccaaagttataaacttgtaaagatcatggaaaaaggaaggaaaaactcaagtttgggaaaggatggcggaatgctcaccttggccgaaatggggagaaaaagctcgcccattttcggctaagggacccttttataggtggctggccaggccacgttcgggggccgaatgtgcctccgcatccatgcaatgttcggcggccgaacttgaggttcggcggccgaaccttgacttccctcactcatgctttcgggggcctaacgtgcctccaaaacgcatgcatgttcggcggccgaatttcactttcggcggccgaacctgggttttcctccaaagacttttcatgcaaaactcatttagtttcatactttaaaaccattaaaaacatgaaaacattttataaaacatgattctacccttctagagatctccgacatccgagattccaccggacggtaggaattccgataccggagtctagccgggtatcacattctcccccccttaagaacattcgtccccgaatgttcctcactagcacacatagcatggcaaagaacataacacacatacaaggcacataaacacatagggatctaaccttaaaagagatgagggtactgctggagcatagactcccgtgtctcccaagtgcattcctctaaattgtggtggttccataggactttcaccatcgggatttccttgtttcttaactttctgatctgggtgtctatgatccgtactggctgttcaacataggtgagatcctcttggacctccacatcaggctcactaagaaccttgctcggatctgacacaaacttcctcaacatggaaacatggaaaaccggatggattctttccatcgaagcaggtaaatccagcttgtacgacacattcccaatcttttgtaagatttcaaagggtccgatgtatcgtggggctagtttacctttcttcccgaagcgaaccactcccttcattggagacaccttaagcaataccagatccccctcctgaaactctagctgtcttctgcggacgtctgcatagctcttctgtctgcttgcagcagtcttgattctttctctgattatgggtaccaccctgctggtgatctctactaactcaggccctgccaaggccttttctccaacttcctcccagcaaacaggtgatctgcacttccttccatataaagcttcatatggagccatcccgatgctagcatgatggctgttgttgtaggcaaactccaccaaaggtagatgctgcctccaagaaccgccaaagtccagcacacacattctcaacatatcttctatggtctggatggtcctctctgactgtccgtctgtctgtggatggaaggcagtgctaaaatccaatctagtacccatggcattctgcagactccgccaaaacctggaggtgaactggggccctctatctgacacgatggaaacaggaaccccatgcagtctgactatctcatcaacgtacacctgcgccaacttgtccacagaatagccactcctgacagggatgaagtgagcagatttggtgagtctgtccacaatcacccatatggagtccaatctgttggacgtcgccggtaaccccactacgaagtccatagctatattttcccatttccactctggaatgggtagcggtttaagcattccagccggcttctgatgttccagcttcaccctctgacatacttcgcaggctgacacaaactgtgccacttctctcttcatagctggccaccaataaactttcttcagatcttgatacatcttggtggctccggggtgaacgctgtatcttgcattatgagcctctctcataatgtctccttttagcccaatgtcatctggtacacatagtcggctcccaaagcggaggattcccttactgtcgaatctgtactcactatcattgcctgactgaacagtcctggcaattttcactaactccgggtcctcatgctgtttctgagccacctgctccagaaacacgggtgctactctcatctgggccactaaggcacctgtaccagacaactccaactgtagaccttcctcaataagcttgtagaactctttcaccactggtctcctctctgccgtgatgtgggatagactgcctagtgacttccggcttagggcgtctgccacaacattcgccttacccggatgatactgaatcttgcaatcatagtcactcagcagctccacccacctcctctgcctcagattcagatccctctgactcaagatgtactgcaggctcttatgatctgtgaagatctcacattttaccccatagaggtagtgcctccacatcttgagtgcaaagattactgctgccatctcaaggtcatgtgtggggtaattcaactcatgcgtctttagctgcctagaagcataagcaatcaccttctcattctgcataagcacacaacccagtcccacacgggacgcatcacaaacgactgtaaagtcctctccactagatggcagagctaaaactggtgctgaagtcaacctcttcttgagctcttcaaaactctcctcgcactggtcggtccacagaaatttctgattcttcctggttagtctggttagaggagctgctatctttgagaagtcctgaacgaacctcctgtagtaacctgccaaacccaagaaactcctgatctctgtcactgaagtgggtctaggccagttagccacagtttctgtcttcttgggatctacctctataccattctctgacactacatgccccaagaacgaaatgctcctcagccagaactcacatttagagaacttggcatacaagccatgttccctcaaagtctgtaagaccaaccgcagatgatgggcatgctcctctgcattcctggaatacactaagatatcatctatgaagacaataacaaagtgatccaggtactggctaaatactctgttcatgagatccatgaatgctgcaggggcgttagttaacccgaacggcattacaaggaactcaaaatgcccatatctggtcctgaaagccgtctttggcacatcctcatctctgatccttagctgatggtaccccgatcttagatctattttggagaaacaacccgctccggctagctggtcgaatagatcatcgatcctaggcaaagggtacctattcttggtagtgactttgttcaactgcctgtagtcgatacaaagcctaaaggatccatccttcttcctcacaaacaagaccggagcaccccaaggtgaggtactctgtcggatgaaacccttttctaccagttcttgcaattgctctttcaactcctttaactcggctggagccatcctgtagggagggatagagatcggtctagttccaggcaccaactctatctcgaactctatctccctagcaggtgg
This sequence is a window from Manihot esculenta cultivar AM560-2 chromosome 4, M.esculenta_v8, whole genome shotgun sequence. Protein-coding genes within it:
- the LOC110607496 gene encoding protein TRANSPARENT TESTA 16; the protein is MGRGKIPIKRIENQTTRQVTFSKRRAGLLKKTHELSVLCDAQIGLIIFSSTGKMCQYCTEPLRMEQIIERYQKITGTCIPEHDTREQLFGELAMLRKETRRLQLNMRRYTGEDMSSIPFEELNELEQELERSVAKVRDRKNELLQQQLDNLRRKERMLEEENGNMYRWIQEHRAALEYQQATMEGKPVEHQQLLEQFPFCGEPNSVLQLAIPSQMHSYHLQLAQPSLQGSSL